A single region of the Solwaraspora sp. WMMD406 genome encodes:
- a CDS encoding ABC transporter ATP-binding protein, with protein MSGTDPGPVRLPIASAGRTWAVLGTEFRRLPGLSLSALLVVLAASAAGLVAPWVLGELVDDIRAGAGTDRVVRAVVLVTVAATVGAVLTGLGAALVARSGETVLARLRERVLDRALHLPSGTLERIGTGDLLARVGDDVSVVTRVITETAPVLVSALLTVVLTVGGLFALDWRLGLAGLVAVPMYLLALRWYLPRSGPYYARQRAANGDRAQAVVGALRGAATVRAYRLEDVHTELIARRSAVARDLAITVLYLFTRFGARLNRAECVGLSAVLVVGFLLVRADATTVGATTAAALYFHRLFNPLGALVAEFDQVQQAGASLARLVGVADLPPPPVTVPPAPVDTSIELDGVGHRYDGGPAVLRDITLRIDPGERVAVVGASGAGKSTLAAVAAGLIRPVVGTVRLGTVDLAAPAAAGLVDRIALISQDVHVFAGPLTADVRLARADAGTAEIVDALRTVGALGWARALPDGLDTVVGEGGHPLSPAQAQQLALARLVLADPDVAILDEATAEAGSAGARELERAALAATARRTTLIVAHRLTQARAADRIVVLDAGRIVQIGTHDELVAADGPYQRLWDSWTGAETGPQVDLTGNLV; from the coding sequence GTGAGTGGCACGGATCCGGGCCCGGTACGGCTGCCGATCGCCTCGGCGGGGCGTACCTGGGCGGTGCTGGGCACCGAGTTTCGCCGGCTGCCCGGCCTGAGCCTGTCCGCGCTGCTGGTCGTCCTCGCCGCCAGCGCCGCCGGGCTGGTGGCACCCTGGGTCCTCGGTGAACTGGTCGACGACATCCGGGCCGGTGCCGGAACCGATCGGGTGGTCCGCGCGGTGGTGCTGGTCACCGTCGCGGCCACGGTGGGGGCGGTGCTGACCGGGCTGGGCGCGGCGCTGGTCGCCCGCAGCGGCGAAACCGTACTCGCCCGCCTCCGGGAACGGGTGCTGGACCGCGCTCTGCACCTGCCGTCGGGAACGCTGGAGCGGATCGGCACCGGCGACCTGCTCGCCCGGGTCGGCGACGACGTCTCGGTGGTCACCCGGGTCATCACCGAGACCGCCCCGGTGCTGGTGTCCGCGTTGCTGACCGTGGTGCTCACCGTCGGCGGGCTGTTCGCCCTCGACTGGCGGCTCGGGCTGGCCGGCCTGGTGGCGGTGCCGATGTACCTGCTCGCTCTGCGCTGGTACCTGCCCCGATCCGGGCCGTACTACGCCCGGCAACGCGCGGCCAACGGCGACCGCGCCCAAGCGGTGGTCGGGGCGCTGCGGGGAGCCGCCACGGTCCGGGCGTACCGGCTGGAGGACGTGCACACCGAGCTGATCGCGCGCCGGTCGGCGGTGGCCCGGGACCTGGCCATCACGGTGCTGTACCTGTTCACCCGGTTCGGGGCGCGGCTCAACCGGGCCGAGTGTGTCGGCTTGAGCGCCGTACTGGTGGTGGGTTTCCTGCTGGTCCGTGCCGACGCGACCACCGTCGGCGCGACCACCGCCGCCGCGCTGTACTTTCACCGGCTGTTCAACCCGCTGGGTGCCCTGGTCGCCGAGTTCGACCAGGTCCAGCAGGCGGGCGCGAGCCTGGCGCGGCTGGTCGGAGTGGCCGATCTGCCACCGCCGCCGGTGACCGTACCGCCCGCTCCGGTCGACACCTCGATCGAACTCGACGGTGTCGGCCACCGCTACGACGGCGGCCCGGCGGTGCTGCGGGACATCACCCTGCGGATCGACCCGGGTGAGCGGGTGGCGGTCGTCGGCGCCAGCGGCGCGGGCAAGAGCACCCTAGCGGCGGTGGCCGCCGGCCTGATCCGGCCGGTCGTCGGCACGGTCCGGCTCGGTACGGTCGACCTGGCCGCGCCGGCGGCGGCCGGACTGGTCGACCGGATCGCTCTGATCAGTCAGGACGTGCACGTGTTCGCCGGCCCGCTGACCGCCGACGTCCGACTGGCCCGGGCCGACGCCGGCACCGCCGAGATCGTCGACGCGTTGCGGACCGTCGGTGCGCTCGGCTGGGCGCGGGCCCTGCCGGACGGTCTGGACACCGTGGTGGGTGAGGGCGGGCATCCGTTGAGCCCGGCCCAGGCGCAGCAGCTGGCGCTGGCCCGGTTGGTGCTCGCCGATCCGGACGTGGCGATCCTCGACGAGGCCACCGCGGAAGCCGGCAGCGCCGGTGCGCGGGAGCTCGAACGGGCCGCGTTGGCCGCCACCGCCCGGCGGACCACGCTGATCGTCGCGCACCGGCTGACCCAGGCCCGCGCGGCGGACCGGATCGTGGTGCTGGACGCCGGCCGGATCGTGCAGATCGGCACCCACGACGAGCTGGTCGCCGCCGACGGCCCGTACCAACGGTTGTGGGACAG